A genomic segment from Triticum dicoccoides isolate Atlit2015 ecotype Zavitan chromosome 1A, WEW_v2.0, whole genome shotgun sequence encodes:
- the LOC119355651 gene encoding uncharacterized protein LOC119355651 yields MVDVYHRPTLPHGLPRHPYHAAGLRRLSTRASAPSTPAPPSPSAAAPSSAAVLAHLAAAGVPVLPGLSATELALVEAALGGVQLPPDLRELLALGVPSGDDFPHYRSSAGLRLLRFAAQEVPAAVAATLLLAPGRRAGRPPPPLVPLCGRHYVPATPCLVGNPVFHVSNSGVTFAGANVADFLLRAFAAEAEPPPLRRQLSAPVTPSPATPSNTARRSLDSVTGRAPRWIEFWSDAAAAGDRFLEVVPTGATTTNTSAGPEPEWLRRILEQAGSALTRGGWDAGDVEEMTGPNGEANVDVALALTVDRWCGELSRGRWGAEEVVEMLGPLLGPSRKARRAAVALPPDVAARVGRLAEAVSRAVGPRGGGRSKPPRPF; encoded by the coding sequence ATGGTCGACGTTTACCACCGGCCGACGCTCCCGCACGGCCTCCCGCGCCATCCTTACCACGCCGCCGGCCTTCGCCGCCTCTCCACCCGCGCCTCGGCACCCAGTACCCCGGCTCCTCCATCTCCCTCCGCAGCGGCGCCCTCCTCCGCGGCGGTTCTCGCTCACCTCGCTGCGGCCGGGGTGCCCGTCCTCCCGGGCCTCTCCGCAACCGAGCTTGCCCTCGTGGAGGCCGCTCTCGGTGGCGTCCAGCTCCCGCCCGACCTCCGCGAGCTCCTGGCGCTGGGCGTGCCCTCGGGGGACGACTTCCCGCACTACCGCTCCTCCGCGGGGCTCCGCCTCCTCCGCTTCGCCGCGCAAGAGGTCCCCGCCGCGGTCGCCGCGACGCTGCTCCTCGCCCCCggccgacgcgcggggcggcctccGCCTCCCCTCGTCCCGCTCTGCGGCCGGCATTACGTGCCGGCGACGCCCTGCCTCGTGGGAAACCCGGTGTTCCACGTGTCCAACTCCGGCGTGACGTTCGCGGGCGCCAACGTGGCCGACTTCCTCCTCCGCGCCTTCGCCGCCGAGGCCgagccgccgccgctccggcgCCAGCTGTCCGCGCCGGTGACGCCGTCCCCCGCGACGCCGTCGAACACGGCGCGCCGGAGCCTGGACTCGGTCACCGGCAGGGCTCCGCGCTGGATCGAGTTCTGGAGCGACGCCGCCGCGGCCGGGGACCGTTTCCTGGAGGTCGTCCCGACGGGCGCCACGACCACGAACACCTCCGCGGGGCCGGAGCCGGAGTGGCTGCGGCGCATCCTGGAGCAGGCAGGCTCCGCGCTGACGCGGGGCGGGTGGGACGCCGGCGACGTGGAGGAGATGACGGGTCCCAACGGCGAGGCGAACGTGGACGTGGCATTGGCGCTGACGGTGGACCGGTGGTGCGGGGAGCTGAGCAGGGGACGGTGGGgcgcggaggaggtggtggagatGCTGGGGCCGCTGCTGGGGCCAAGCAGGAaggcgcggcgggcggcggtggcgctgCCGCCGGACGTGGCTGCGCGGGTGGGGCGGCTCGCCGAGGCGGTGTCGCGGGCGGTCGGGCCCCGTGGGGGTGGCCGATCGAAACCCCCGAGGCCATTTTGA